From Anaerohalosphaera lusitana, one genomic window encodes:
- a CDS encoding glycosyltransferase family protein, translated as MARIVYGIAGEGFGHSSRAHLISKALIEAGHDVMFAVFDKSLRYFRQYYPAQVREISGFQFVYQHDKVSLSRTLLRNVHKFPTMVGRNIRVFWGDCARFDPDLVITDFEPFSALWARVKSIPCISVDHEHLLCNCRYEKPAASMLTSYISEKVTSQYLGSNVDKYVVLNFFKAKRTDRQTVVTPPVLRPQVLEQSPSRGDHILCYVTSAQMKEHFLRVCRRFPEQKFVIYGMDSAGSIDNLHFRERSTENFLTDLASCRGIVATAGFSLISECLHFGKKMLLNPVQQQYEQMVNAHHAARLGAAMTTDSLNEKVLADYLDFLKTPLPENENILLPDNELFFKKLDRVLNVLTAGRVSVRPAAKTDNAKLEPVAVA; from the coding sequence ATGGCACGGATAGTATATGGTATCGCAGGCGAGGGTTTCGGTCACAGCAGCCGGGCGCATCTGATCAGCAAGGCATTGATCGAGGCGGGTCACGATGTGATGTTCGCGGTCTTCGACAAGTCGCTCCGCTATTTCAGACAGTATTACCCCGCCCAGGTGCGGGAAATATCCGGCTTTCAGTTCGTATATCAGCACGATAAGGTCTCCCTCTCTCGCACGCTTTTAAGAAACGTGCACAAGTTCCCAACAATGGTCGGTCGGAACATTCGCGTATTCTGGGGCGATTGTGCAAGATTTGATCCGGACCTGGTGATAACCGACTTCGAACCCTTCTCCGCGCTGTGGGCGCGTGTCAAATCCATCCCATGCATCAGCGTCGATCACGAACACCTGCTGTGCAACTGCCGATACGAAAAACCGGCTGCGAGCATGTTGACCAGCTACATATCCGAAAAGGTCACCTCGCAATACCTCGGCAGCAACGTGGACAAATACGTCGTGCTGAATTTCTTCAAAGCCAAACGAACGGACCGTCAAACCGTAGTCACCCCGCCTGTGCTCCGTCCCCAGGTCCTTGAGCAGTCCCCCAGCCGGGGCGATCACATACTCTGTTACGTCACCTCGGCCCAGATGAAGGAACATTTCCTTCGCGTCTGTCGCCGATTCCCCGAGCAAAAGTTCGTCATCTATGGTATGGATTCGGCCGGTAGCATCGATAACCTTCATTTCCGCGAACGATCGACCGAAAATTTCCTCACTGATCTGGCGTCCTGCAGGGGCATCGTCGCGACCGCAGGCTTTTCGTTGATCAGCGAGTGCCTGCATTTCGGCAAGAAGATGCTGCTCAACCCCGTCCAGCAGCAATACGAACAGATGGTCAACGCTCACCACGCTGCAAGACTGGGCGCGGCGATGACCACCGACAGCCTCAACGAAAAAGTTCTGGCGGATTATCTTGATTTTCTCAAAACCCCACTGCCCGAAAACGAGAATATTCTTCTGCCGGACAACGAGCTCTTCTTCAAAAAGCTCGACAGAGTGCTTAACGTACTTACCGCCGGCCGGGTCAGCGTTCGACCCGCGGCGAAAACCGATAACGCAAAATTGGAGCCTGTGGCAGTCGCATGA
- a CDS encoding methylated-DNA--[protein]-cysteine S-methyltransferase codes for MFEVKYAIFSTQAGFVALVCAEDRLVRVFLPVASRVSAVSKVGIFCPSAREEQSIFPDLQEKIVRYFEGEYVVFREDAASALAGYSEIAGREDISSRLPDMVHMTPFRKDILLACNRVNYGRTVSYGELARLAGRPKAARAVGNALADNPFPIVVPCHRVIRSNGSPGGFMHNQPGAQDLKCRMLQLEKR; via the coding sequence ATGTTTGAAGTCAAATATGCCATTTTCAGTACTCAGGCAGGGTTTGTCGCGCTGGTATGCGCAGAGGACAGGCTGGTCCGTGTATTCCTGCCGGTCGCGAGTAGGGTCTCAGCCGTATCAAAGGTTGGCATATTCTGCCCGTCCGCCCGCGAAGAGCAGTCTATATTTCCCGATCTGCAGGAGAAAATAGTTCGCTATTTCGAGGGCGAATACGTGGTTTTCCGCGAAGACGCAGCATCTGCTCTGGCAGGTTACAGTGAAATAGCTGGCCGGGAGGATATCAGCAGCCGGCTCCCGGATATGGTGCACATGACACCCTTCCGCAAAGACATTTTGCTCGCCTGCAATCGTGTAAATTATGGCCGGACAGTATCTTACGGCGAACTGGCTCGCTTGGCAGGCCGACCCAAAGCCGCCCGTGCCGTGGGAAACGCACTTGCGGACAATCCTTTTCCCATAGTGGTCCCCTGTCACCGCGTAATCCGCTCAAATGGTTCACCAGGCGGCTTCATGCACAACCAGCCCGGAGCACAGGACCTCAAGTGCCGCATGCTGCAGCTTGAAAAACGGTAA